The sequence below is a genomic window from Bacteroidales bacterium.
AAAGCTGCCCGCGACCCTTTGTCTTATGCAGGCATCAATTCTATCGGGCTGAGGCGGAGAGGTTTCTCATCCGAAAAGATAAAAGAAATACAGGATATTTACAGAATTATTTTTGTAAGTAAATTAAATGTTACACAAGCTATAAGATTTATTGAAGCCGAAATACCTTCTTCTCCCGAATGTGATGAAATAATATCCTTTATACAAAGTTCTAAAAGAGGAATCATGAAGGGTTACCGCCGCAATGGGATTCCAAAATAAGAAGGGAAGCATACTAAGTTGTTTTCTCAGAAACCTAAGAGATTTTATAAATCCGAAATAAGAACGAATAAGAATAAAAAATACTTTGTTTCTAAAAAATTCGTAATTTTGCACCCCATTTTCAATTATCAATTAACAGTAAACAGTTATCAATTAAAAAATTATTTATTATGCCAGCAAGAATCAGATTACAACGCCATGGTAAAAAAGGACAAGCTTATTACCATATTGTAATTGCGGATGGTCGTGCACCACGTGACGGAAAGTTCATTGAGAGCATTGGCACCTACAACCCGCTTACAATTCCGGCAGACATTAAACTTGACATTGAAAAAGCCATGACATGGTTGAAAAACGGCGCCCAGCCGTCAGAAACAGCCAAAGCTATCTTGGCTTATAAGGGAGTTTTGTACAAATACCACCTGAGCAAGGGTGTTGCCAAAGGCGCACTCACCGAGGAGATGGCCGAAGCTAAGTTCCAGCAGTGGATGCAGGAAAAAGAAGCCAAAGTACTGGATAAGAAAAATAAACACATACTAGGCAAGAAAGAAGCCCATAAGAAACGCCTGGAAGCCGAATCGAAAGTAAACGAAGCTAAATCACAGGAAGTGGCCAGAAAAAGGGCTCAACAGCTGGCCAAAGAACAACAGGAAGAAGCCGAATCCGCTGTTGAAACCGAAGTCTCTGATGAAGTGTCTGTAAACGAAGAAACTCCGGAAACGACACCCGCAGAAAAAGCTCCCGAAACAACACAGCCTGAAGAAACTTCAGAAGAAAAAGCTGAATAATTTTTGCAGCACTGCAGATGGAAAGCAATGATTTTATCTGCCTGGGAAAATTAGTGAAAACCTGCGGTTTTCAAGGTGGATTATTGGCAGTATTTGAAGCAAAAATCCCGCTGAAAAAACTTAAAAAGGCATTTGTTTTTGTTGAGATCGAACATGAACGGGTTCCTTTTTATATTACTGCC
It includes:
- a CDS encoding 30S ribosomal protein S16; the encoded protein is MPARIRLQRHGKKGQAYYHIVIADGRAPRDGKFIESIGTYNPLTIPADIKLDIEKAMTWLKNGAQPSETAKAILAYKGVLYKYHLSKGVAKGALTEEMAEAKFQQWMQEKEAKVLDKKNKHILGKKEAHKKRLEAESKVNEAKSQEVARKRAQQLAKEQQEEAESAVETEVSDEVSVNEETPETTPAEKAPETTQPEETSEEKAE